The Nitrosomonas sp. PY1 genomic sequence CAATACACTTGAAAGTGCGCTAGGTGCGCTAATACTTGGCCAGTTTTTTGGCTGGCGTGTTTTAAAGATACTCCACAACCCAGCCACTTACCGCAAATATGAAAAAGTGCTGGGCGTGGAATTCAAAGACATTTGTCCGGAAATTACTGAGTTCGGCAAGAAAAAGAGCGTTGGCTATGCCATCACTGAAAAGCTCGGCAGTTTCTGGGCAGTCGTCATGGGCAAACGCAAAGTAGCAGATAAAGGAAAAATTGGCGATCACGAAGAAGTAAAACGTCACGTTGCTGAACATGTTGCCAGTATCGATAAGGGAGAGAAAAAATGACTCACTCCGAACACATGCTGGTAACTGTCAAGAAATTTGCCGAACTCACGGGACTATCTGAAGAAGCCATCCGGCAATATATGAAGAAAGGACAATGGAGAAAGAAAATTCACTGGGACAAAGCGCCAAACGGTCGAATCTTCATCATCATAAAGGCAGCTTACGCGTGGATACAAGGCACAGAGGCATAACGATTCGCGGCAATAGCGCCCAGATCGCCTTCACTTACCAGGGCGTGCGCTGCCGCGAGTTAATACCCATACCACCAACAAAAACCGCACAAAAGGAACTGGCGCTTAAACTGCAATCTATCAAGTACGAAATCAAGACCGGTACTTTCGATTACAACCGGCATTTTCCGTACAGCAAGAAAGCCAAGGAATTCCTCAAAAAGCGCCCTGATCGTTACACGATCAAGGAAGCTCTTATTAACTGGTTGCGCCACAATCAAGCCAACCTGCAAAAAAGCACACTCCAAGACTATAACAGCGCCATCTATCATCATCTGATCCCGATATTTGGCGATCTCGCCATTGCTGAATTAACGGCTAGCAAAGTCAAAGAATGGCTTTCTGAACTTCCCTGCTCAAACAAACGTAAAGGCAATATCTTAACGCCGCTACGCCAGACCTTTGAAGAACTGTATCACGATGAAATCATCGACAAAAACCCGCTCACCCGGGTCAAAAACTTGCCCAACAAAGCCCGCGAGCCTGAACCGTTCACGCAAGAAGAAATAACAAGAATTCTCAACGAACTCACTGGTCAGGCAAAGAACCTGATTCAGTTCGCATTTTATTCAGGTCTCAGAACTTCAGAATTAATTGCTCTACGTTGGCAAGATGTCGACTTTGATAACAATCGGGTATTTGTAAGACAGGCTTATGTCAGAGGGCAACTGAAAAGCACCAAAACCAAATCCGGAAAACGAGAAGTCACCCTGCAACCACAAGCCAAAGAAGCGTTGTTCAATCAAAAAACTTTCACTAAACAACAAAATGAAACCGTTTTTCACGATCCACACACCAATCAACCATGGAGAAACGATCAACCTATTCGCAAAAGAATCTGGATTCCAGCACTGAAGCAAGCAAACATCAAATACCGCAATCCCTACCAGACCCGCCACACTTTCGCCTCGACATTACTTTCAAGAGGTGAAAAACCTCTCTGGGTAGCCCAACAAATGGGACACAAAGATTGGAGCATGATTATTAAGGTTTATGGGCGGTGGATTCCACAATCGAAATAATTACCAAAAATGGATATCAATCCTATAAAAACCGATGTTGATTACCACGCTGCACTAAAAGAAGTGGAAGAACTCATGATGGCCGAACCCAACACACCGGAAGGTAAAAAACTGGATATCCTGGTTACACTGATAGAAACCTATGAGCACAAACATTTTCTACTCGATCTATCCAATCCTACCTAAGCCATTAAATCTAAAGTGGAGAAAAGATTTGGCGATCAAAAATCTTGAACTAATGCACTGAAAAAGCAATCACGCCCATGAAATCTTAAATCACAAACGAGCATCAATGCCCTGAACAATTCAGAAGTTACGTTATAAACTTGATATCGCTGCGGAGTCAGTAATAAAAAATCCATCCAAATTTTCTACTGCAACTTCTACGCAATCCCGATTTTTGACCTTCATGCCTCACCAGCCCAGGTAAATCGAGTAACTAGCTTAATACAGTTTTGGTTTGATTCTTATGCATCCACAACACTAGAATGTGGTGGCAGGTGCCAATGCTGATTTTAGGGAATTACCAAGAACTTTATGCCCATTTCTTTCAGTTTTGCTAGAAACTGCTGGTCATTGCCTTCCAGGTCTTTCTCAGTCCACTGTTGGTAGGCAAGTAACCAGTTCTTTGCTATTTCCCTCTTGCTTTTACTATTCTTTAATTTTTCGGATCGATCTTTGAGAGCACTTTTAACTTCCTCTAAATTGTTGATATTAGCATATTCCAATAGAACAACATTTGTTAAGCAATCATCCAGCGAAATTATTTCAGATAGCTTTTCTTCTGTAATGTCGAGCGTTATTTTATATCTTAGTGCGTAATAAATGGCATGAGCGATAGCGTCTGGGTACAGCTTTTGAAGCCCTAGCTTTATTAACGATGAACTAAATTTGGCAATCACTTCAAGTTGATTACGACATGGATACTTTTCGAAAACAAATTTATCAAGCAGTGGCGCCAAGTACGGATATGCGAGAGCGAGATTGACTGCCGCTTGTGTGTACATACGCTTTGCCCTTTCGTTCAATTTGTTTCCATCATTTTTACCTGACAGAGTTTTAATTGCGTAGTTTAATGGCGTCGATTTTCCTAGCGTATGTGCGCAATCTAAAGCAAGATCAAGATATGAGCCTATCGTCGAAAACTTTATTTCTCCTGAATTTGGAAATGTAAAGGTGTTTAATCGATGAATCCAGTTCTCAGTGCTTGCTCGGGGCAGTTCTAGGATCTGTGTCTTCTTGTCATTTATTGACATTTCAAATTCGCGTAGAGACATACCAAGGTCTTTGAGAAAACGCTCGGCCTCTTTGTGGCTTTTGGCATAATAGGTGTAATCGTCAATGTGCCTTGACACCTCGCTATAACCCTTACTTTGAAGATTGCAATCAATTTTTGTAAGCACAATTTCCGAGATAACATTTGATGAATGCGGTCCGATCAGGAGACCATTTGTCTGTCTATCTCGGATGCTCTGAGTTACCTTATCGAGGAAATTGCCTGATAGGGCTGTTATTTTACTTTTCTTTTTTGCTTCTTCTTTCCCATGTAAAGCCCAAGGAATGGAGTGAGTGTATATGCTTGGGAAGCAACTAGCTATGTCGGCTTTGACTAAATATTTTGCACTTGCCATCCACTCTAACTCTTTCTCCTCTATTTCGAATTTTTCACAGCCTTTGTAATTCATTTCGAATACACGCTCATTTCCAATGTGGCGTACATATATCCGGGTAAATTGAGGTTGTGGTTTATTACAGTGTTCAAATATCTCACCCCAGTGTTGCGAAATGCCTAAAACCTGGATTGCGTATGCAGCAGGATGAGGAATACCCAAATGCCTTGGCACATTTATATCTCGCAATGCCTCGTATCTAATGTAATCGCTGGAATATTTTTCTATCGTTTCTTTAAGCTTTTTTTCATTTTTGTCATTGATGTCATCGGCCAGCAATTCTTTTGCCGCCGCGGCGAGGCCAACGGAGGTGAAACAAGGTGGAACTTTTTCGGAAAATAGACCAAAGTCGAGAAGCCCTTTTATGAGGTCTTCCGCGCTCAACTTTTCTTCTGTAGAAAAAGCACATTCGATGGGTGTGTTTAATAGTCTTTTGAGATCCATAGTAATTTTTCTTTTTGGCTTCCTTGCATCATAAGATAGCAGTTTTTAAAGAATTTTTCTGTAAGAAAAATCACACCAGTAATTAAGCTCAATTCGTCCTTCTCAAAGAATATATCGGGCTGTCCTCCGGAGCCATGCGTCGCTCTCACCGCAAGATGAGCGGCGCATGGATTTGGAGGATAGCCTCAAATGACTGTCCTCTGGTGAATGCAGAGCTTGGTTTTAACGAGAAAGCATTTGACGTAGCAATGTGTCGCAGTAGCTTGCGACACAAACCAGTTCTCGAACTCTTCTTGCCGCCTTAACTAAATGAGTTTAAAATGATTTATTGGTTTTTAAGAATTTGATTGAAATACACAAAAATGACACAACAACGTCACAGGAAAATGACAAATGATTGATATCTTTGAAAGAGGCCAAGGTTCGATTCCCGCCATCCGTAAGAAAACCGCATAGCGTAATCTCTCTCATCGACTTCATTCTGGTTTCGTAGTTAAGGGTGCATCAGCCGGAATTAGCTGGCTATATCGATCCCTCATGCTGGTTAGTGTGTATGCAGCGACCACATCATCTAATGAATTAAAGAAAGCATTCTTTCCAAATAATTCTAGTATCTTGTGTTGCTTATCTTCATTAAAATCGTTTCTCATTTGAGAAACGACCAAATGAATTTCTTTCTTCTTCAGCAAGCTAGCAAGCGACCTCAAAGTTTCTGTCGCAGTATAATCCACATCAGAAATTGCGGAAGCATCGATACAAAACCAGCGTAACGGTGGATTCTGGTCCTGTATGAGCGCTTCTATTTCTCTGGATAGCTGCGATGCGTTAGCGTAATAAATATTGTGCGTGAAACGGTAAATCATTAATCCTGGAACAGCTTGCATTTTACTGGCCACCGGGTGAGCTATCCAACGGCTGTCTTCAGTATACTCCAATACTATATTTTTGGGCCGGTAGCCATGCCTGGTATGCTCAATGAGCGAAAGTACCATTGCCAGCATGACGCCTTGTTCGATTCCGACAAATATAACCATTAGCGTCGTAATGAGTGCTATCCAGAATTCTGATGGCTCTTCTTCAAGGATATCCAGCATTTTACGGAATTTGATCAAATCCATACCGGTCAAGAAAACAATCACTGCCAAGACACATTCAGGCATATAAGCCAATGGCTCAGTTAGAAAAAGCAAAACCAGAATAACGACACCCGCCGCCACTAGGTGTGTTAGCTGAGTGCGCCCCCCTGCGCTATCCACGATCTGAGTTTTCGTGGGGCTACCGGCCACGACAAATGTCCCGGATAGACCTGCACCAATGTTTGCCAGCGCCAAGCCATTCAGATCGGCGTTCTGATCAAGCGGTTGATTATGGCGTGCAGCATAAACCCGCGAAGTCGCGGCGCTTTGAGCAAGAATAACGAGAAACATAGAGAAAGCGATGGGTAAGAGCTTATGAACAAGACTCCAATCCCAATTAACTTGCGGCAACGAGAAATGAGGCAAGCCGCTTGGAATAGAACCGACAAGATGCATGGAAGCGCCAAAATCGAAAACCCAGCTCGCAGCTATCGCGCCTATGACGGCAATCAAGGCGCCGGGAATATGTTCCGAGATTCTTTTTGTGACCAGAATAAATAAGAGTACCACAAGCGCAACGCTCAGCGCACTGTAATTAATCTGACTAATTTGTTGTACATCAATCCAGATTTGTTGCAGCGTTCCATGGCCTCCACCCTTGAGACCCAGCATACTTGAGATCTGCCCTAATGCTACTTGTATGCCTACGCCAGTTAGAAAACCAATAAGTACCGAGCGTGACAAAAAGTCGGCCAAAAAAGCCAGACCGATAATTCGCGCCAAGATAAGAAGGGCCGCTGCCATAAGCGCAAGAATTCCAGCCAGCGCCAGGTATTCATCGGTTCCGATGCTTGCAATGCCAATAAGACCAGCAGCAAGAATAGCTGCCGTTGCCGAGTCAGCACCAACCACCAAGAGACGAGATCCCCCTACTAACGCAAATAATAGCACCGGTAGAAGCATCGTGTAGAGGCCGGTAATGACCGGAGTACCGGCGATCTTTGAATACCCTATATTTACTGGTATCGCTAAAGCAGCAAGT encodes the following:
- a CDS encoding tyrosine-type recombinase/integrase, translating into MDTRHRGITIRGNSAQIAFTYQGVRCRELIPIPPTKTAQKELALKLQSIKYEIKTGTFDYNRHFPYSKKAKEFLKKRPDRYTIKEALINWLRHNQANLQKSTLQDYNSAIYHHLIPIFGDLAIAELTASKVKEWLSELPCSNKRKGNILTPLRQTFEELYHDEIIDKNPLTRVKNLPNKAREPEPFTQEEITRILNELTGQAKNLIQFAFYSGLRTSELIALRWQDVDFDNNRVFVRQAYVRGQLKSTKTKSGKREVTLQPQAKEALFNQKTFTKQQNETVFHDPHTNQPWRNDQPIRKRIWIPALKQANIKYRNPYQTRHTFASTLLSRGEKPLWVAQQMGHKDWSMIIKVYGRWIPQSK
- a CDS encoding MerR family transcriptional regulator; protein product: MTHSEHMLVTVKKFAELTGLSEEAIRQYMKKGQWRKKIHWDKAPNGRIFIIIKAAYAWIQGTEA
- a CDS encoding SulP family inorganic anion transporter, producing MKKIFPKLPFLKIGQGLLPIKIPQIPTEVIAGLTLAALAIPVNIGYSKIAGTPVITGLYTMLLPVLLFALVGGSRLLVVGADSATAAILAAGLIGIASIGTDEYLALAGILALMAAALLILARIIGLAFLADFLSRSVLIGFLTGVGIQVALGQISSMLGLKGGGHGTLQQIWIDVQQISQINYSALSVALVVLLFILVTKRISEHIPGALIAVIGAIAASWVFDFGASMHLVGSIPSGLPHFSLPQVNWDWSLVHKLLPIAFSMFLVILAQSAATSRVYAARHNQPLDQNADLNGLALANIGAGLSGTFVVAGSPTKTQIVDSAGGRTQLTHLVAAGVVILVLLFLTEPLAYMPECVLAVIVFLTGMDLIKFRKMLDILEEEPSEFWIALITTLMVIFVGIEQGVMLAMVLSLIEHTRHGYRPKNIVLEYTEDSRWIAHPVASKMQAVPGLMIYRFTHNIYYANASQLSREIEALIQDQNPPLRWFCIDASAISDVDYTATETLRSLASLLKKKEIHLVVSQMRNDFNEDKQHKILELFGKNAFFNSLDDVVAAYTLTSMRDRYSQLIPADAPLTTKPE
- a CDS encoding RNA-directed DNA polymerase, with product MDLKRLLNTPIECAFSTEEKLSAEDLIKGLLDFGLFSEKVPPCFTSVGLAAAAKELLADDINDKNEKKLKETIEKYSSDYIRYEALRDINVPRHLGIPHPAAYAIQVLGISQHWGEIFEHCNKPQPQFTRIYVRHIGNERVFEMNYKGCEKFEIEEKELEWMASAKYLVKADIASCFPSIYTHSIPWALHGKEEAKKKSKITALSGNFLDKVTQSIRDRQTNGLLIGPHSSNVISEIVLTKIDCNLQSKGYSEVSRHIDDYTYYAKSHKEAERFLKDLGMSLREFEMSINDKKTQILELPRASTENWIHRLNTFTFPNSGEIKFSTIGSYLDLALDCAHTLGKSTPLNYAIKTLSGKNDGNKLNERAKRMYTQAAVNLALAYPYLAPLLDKFVFEKYPCRNQLEVIAKFSSSLIKLGLQKLYPDAIAHAIYYALRYKITLDITEEKLSEIISLDDCLTNVVLLEYANINNLEEVKSALKDRSEKLKNSKSKREIAKNWLLAYQQWTEKDLEGNDQQFLAKLKEMGIKFLVIP